One genomic region from Eptesicus fuscus isolate TK198812 chromosome 18, DD_ASM_mEF_20220401, whole genome shotgun sequence encodes:
- the LOC129147168 gene encoding LOW QUALITY PROTEIN: inter-alpha-trypsin inhibitor heavy chain H4-like (The sequence of the model RefSeq protein was modified relative to this genomic sequence to represent the inferred CDS: deleted 2 bases in 1 codon) gives MKPRASARACAIVLVLLPLLAVLQTTCAQKNAIDIYSLTVDSRVSSRFAHTVITSRVVNRADSIQEATFQMELPKKAFITNFSMIIDGVTYPGNIKQKDAAQEQYSAAVARGESAGLVKATGRKMEQFQVSVSVAPSAKVTFELVYEELLKRRLGVYELLLKVQPQQLVKHLQMDIHIFEPQGISFLETESTFMTNELADALTVSQNQTKAHIRFKPTLSQQQKSAEQQDTVVDGDFIVRYDVNRTLSGGSIQIENGYFVHYFAPEGLSMIPKNVIFVIDTSGSMMGKKIRQTREALIKILEDLRPEDHFNLISFSGEATQWKPSLVPASTQNVEEAKKYANSIKAQGGTNINDAMLMAVQLLETATREEQLPSGSVSLLLLLTDGDPTVGETNPTVIQKNVQEAIGGQHSLFCLGFGFDVSYAFLEKLALDNGGLARRIYEDSDSALQLQDFYQEVANPLLTAVTFEYPGNAVEEVTQDSFRLFFKGSEMVVAGKLRAQSPEVLSAKVSGQLPTENITFQMESQVAKQEEEFRQPKYIFHGFMERLWAYLTIHQLLERMVSASEAEKQALETQALGLSLNYSFVTPLTSMVVTKPEGQDQSQVAEKPVESEKVPSGRTVFRHGAMGHIRPRKPSRKADGPITVLDYVDETMEETSPTAAPPAPIQAPTVILPLPGQSGDQLCVDIKRTSGPLLILFADPEQGLEVTGEYKVEKAQFSQIEVAFKNPQLQVHVSPEHVVVTRGRRSSEYKWKETLFVVMPGLTMTMDKAGLLLLSSPDKVTIGLLSWDGPGQGLRLLLRDTDRFSRHVDGILGRFYRGVLWGPPDATDESKRTLRAHGFDFNATRKLKLDYQEGTPGTEISCWSVEL, from the exons ATGAAGCCCCGAGCCTCTGCCCGCGCCTGTGCCATCGTGCTggtcctgctgccgctgctggctgTCCTCCAGACCACCTGTGCCCAAAAG AATGCCATCGACATCTACAGCCTCACTGTGGACTCCAGGGTCTCCTCCCGGTTTGCCCACACGGTCATCACCAGCAGGGTGGTCAACAGAGCAGATTCCATACAGGAGGCCACCTTCCAGATGGAGCTGCCCAAGAAAGCCTTCATCACCAACTTCTCCAT gatCATCGACGGTGTGACGTACCCAGGGAACATCAAGCAGAAGGATGCAGCCCAGGAGCAGTACAGCGCGGCCGTGGCCAGGGGGGAGAGCGCTGGCCTCGTCAA ggccactGGGAGAAAGATGGAGCAGTTCCAGGTATCGGTCAGCGTGGCTCCCTCTGCCAAGGTCACCTTCGAGCTGGTGTACGAGGAGTTGCTCAAGCGGCGTCTGGGAGTGTATGAGCTGCTGCTGAAAGTCCAGCCCCAGCAGCTGGTCAAGCACCTGCAG ATGGACATTCACATCTTTGAGCCTCAGGGCATCAGCTTTCTGGAGACAGAGAGCACCTTCATGACCAATGAGCTTGCAGACGCCCTCACCGTCTCACAGaaccagaccaag GCTCACATCCGATTCAAGCCGACTCTGTCCCAGCAACAGAAGTCTGCGGAGCAACAGGACACGGTCGTGGATGGCGACTTCATCGTCCGCTATGATGTGAACCGCACCCTCTCTGGAGGCTCCATTCAG ATCGAGAATGGCTACTTTGTGCACTACTTTGCCCCCGAGGGTCTGTCCATGATACCCAAGAATGTGATCTTCGTCATCGACACGAGTGGCTCCATGATGGGCAAGAAAATCCGGCAG ACTCGGGAAGCCCTCATCAAGATCCTAGAGGACCTCAGGCCCGAAGACCACTTCAACCTCATTAGCTTCAGCGGGGAAGCAACCCAGTGGAAGCCATCGCTGGTGCCAGCTTCGACCCAGAACGTGGAGGAGGCCAAGAAATACGCTAACAGCATCAAGGCCCAGGGAG GAACCAATATCAACGATGCGATGCTGATGGCCGTGCAGCTGCTGGAGACAGCCACCCGGGAGGAGCAGCTGCCCTCAGGGAGCgtgtcccttctcctcctcctcactgatGGCGACCCCACTGTGG gcgagaccaaccCCACGGTGATCCAGAAGAATGTGCAGGAGGCCATAGGCGGTCAGCACAGCCTCTTCTGCCTGGGCTTTGGCTTTGACGTCAGCTACGCCTTCCTGGAGAAGCTGGCGCTGGACAACGGCGGCCTGGCTCGGCGCATCTACGAGGACTCGGACTCCGCCCTGCAGCTGCAG GACTTCTACCAGGAGGTGGCCAACCCCCTGCTGACCGCAGTGACCTTCGAGTACCCAGGCAATGCCGTGGAGGAGGTCACGCAGGACAGCTTCCGGCTGTTCTTCAAGGGCTCCGAGATGGTGGTGGCCGGGAAGCTCCGGGCCCAGAGCCCTGAGGTGCTCTCCGCCAAAGTCAGCGGGCAGCTG CCCACGGAGAACATCACCTTCCAAATGGAGTCCCAGGTGGCAAAGCAGGAAGAGGAGTTCCGACAGCCCAAGTACATCTTCCACGGCTTCATGGAGAGACTCTGGGCGTACCTGACCATCCACCAACTGCTGGAGCGAAT GGTTTCTGCGTCCGAAGCTGAGAAGCAGGCCCTGGAGACCCAAGCTCTGGGCTTGTCGCTCAACTATAGCTTTGTCACCCCCCTCACGTCCATGGTGGTCACCAAACCGGAAGGCCAAGACCAGTCTCAAGTTGCTGAGAAGCCCGTGGAAAGTG AAAAGGTTCCCTCAG GTCGCACTGTCTTCAGACATGGAGCCATGGGACACATAAGGCCCAGAAAACCAAGTAGAAAAGCAG ATGGTCCTATTACAGTGCTTGATTACGTGGACGAAACAATGGAAG AAACAAGCCCTACAGCCGCACCACCAG CCCCCATCCAGGCTCCCACCGtcatcctgcctctgcctgggcagAGCGGGGACCAGCTCTGCGTGGACATCAAGCGCACCTCGGGGCCATTATTAATCCTGTTCGCAGACCCTGAGCAAG GTCTCGAGGTGACTGGGGAGTATAAGGTGGAGAAGGCCCAGTTCTCACAGATCGAGGTGGCTTTCAAGAATCCCCAGCTGCAGGTCCACGTGTCCCCTGAGCACGTGGTAGTGACTCGGGGCCGAAGAAGCTCTGAGTACAAGTGGAAGGAGACGCTGTTCGTGGTGATGCCTGG CCTCACGATGACCATGGACAAGGCGGGACTCCTGCTGCTCAGCAGCCCAGACAAAGTGACCATCGGCCTGCTGTCCTGGGAcggccct gggcaggggcttcGGCTGCTTCTGCGGGACACTGACCGCTTCTCCAGGCACGTCGACGGGATCCTTG GCCGCTTTTACCGGGGCGTGCTCTGGGGGCCCCCAGATGCCACAGATGAAAGCAAGCGAACACTGAGGGCTCATGGGTTTGACTTCAATGCCACCAG AAAGCTCAAGCTGGATTACCAAGAGGGGACCCCAGGAACAGAGATTTCCTGCTGGTCTGTTGAGCTATAG
- the LOC129147169 gene encoding musculoskeletal embryonic nuclear protein 1-like, with protein sequence MPNFRGGSGLGKAGPEGAPIKKKRPPVMEEDLKRARGNLTKNQVIKSKTYQVMQECEQAGVAAPSVFSRTRTGTETVFDKPKAGPAKSVFG encoded by the exons ATGCCCAACTTCAGAG GAGGCTCTGGTCTCGGCAAGGCTGGCCCTGAGGGAGCCCCCATCAAGAAGAAGCGCCCCCCTGTGATGGAGGAGGACCTGAAGAGGGCCCGAGGGAACCTGACCAAGAACCAGGTGATCAAGTCCAAGACCTACCAGGTCATGCAGGAGTGTG AACAAGCCGGCGTTGCCGCACCATCTGTGTTCAGCCGAACCCGGACCGGCACTGAGACAGTCTTTGATAAGCCGAAAGCTGGGCCTGCCAAGAGTGTCTTTGGCTGA